The following are from one region of the Nicotiana tomentosiformis chromosome 7, ASM39032v3, whole genome shotgun sequence genome:
- the LOC104104532 gene encoding gibberellin 2-beta-dioxygenase 1-like: protein MVVLTKPGIDHFPIVKNCKSSSFFNGVPLIDLSKPNSKNLIVKACEEFGFFKVINHSVPTEFITKLESEAIKFFSSPLSEKQKAGPADPFGYGNKKIGPNGDVGWVEYILLSTNSEFNYHKFASILGVNPETIRAAVNDYVSAVKKMACEILEMLAEGLNIHPRNVFSKLLMDEKSDSVFRLNHYPPCPEIQQFSDNNLIGFGEHTDPQIISVLRSNNTSGLQILLKNGHWISVPPDPNSFFINVGESLQVMTNGRFKSVRHRVLANSVKSRLSMIYFGGPPLSEKIAPLASLMEGEESLYEEFTWFEYKKSAYKTRLADNRLVLFEKVAAS, encoded by the exons ATGGTGGTCTTAACTAAACCTGGCATTGACCATTTCCCCATAGTCAAAAACTGCAAATCATCCTCATTCTTCAATGGTGTTCCATTGATAGACCTCTCTAAACCTAACTCTAAGAACCTTATTGTTAAGGCCTGTGAAGAATTTGGATTCTTCAAAGTCATTAACCATAGCGTCCCTACGGAATTCATAACTAAACTTGAATCTGAAGCCATCAAATTCTTCTCCTCTCCCCTTTCTGAGAAACAAAAAGCTGGGCCAGCTGATCCTTTTGGCTATGGAAACAAGAAGATTGGACCCAATGGCGATGTTGGTTGGGTCGAATACATTCTCCTGTCAACTAACTCTGAGTTCAACTACCACAAGTTTGCATCTATATTAGGTGTAAACCCAGAAACAATTCG GGCTGCAGTAAATGATTATGTGTCAGCAGTGAAGAAAATGGCGTGTGAAATTCTTGAAATGTTAGCAGAAGGATTAAATATTCATCCTAGGAACGTTTTCAGTAAACTTCTAATGGACGAAAAGAGTGACTCTGTTTTCAGGCTCAATCACTATCCCCCTTGTCCCGAGATTCAACAATTCAGTGACAATAATTTGATTGGATTTGGAGAGCATACTGACCCACAAATCATATCAGTATTGAGATCCAACAACACTTCCGGACTTCAAATATTACTCAAAAATGGCCACTGGATTTCTGTCCCACCTGATCCAAATTCTTTCTTCATTAATGTTGGTGAATCATTGCAG GTGATGACTAACGGGAGGTTTAAGAGTGTAAGGCATAGGGTTTTGGCCAACAGTGTAAAATCAAGGTTATCAATGATATATTTTGGAGGGCCGCCATTGAGTGAAAAGATAGCACCTTTGGCATCACTAATGGAAGGGGAAGAAAGCCTGTACGAAGAGTTTACGTGGTTTGAGTACAAAAAATCTGCATATAAGACTAGACTAGCTGATAATAGATTGGTCCTATTTGAGAAAGTTGCAGCCTCGtaa